A genomic stretch from Setaria italica strain Yugu1 chromosome VII, Setaria_italica_v2.0, whole genome shotgun sequence includes:
- the LOC101773183 gene encoding probable L-type lectin-domain containing receptor kinase S.5 translates to MIGCESMTSPTRLPQFCVTLTPRGITQNSARIHLFFYFRIGEMSPETLAMASLSSRTGTRRRFALLASTTLAFLILCSTCSCLQFSYPTFDAANEADFSFSPGSGIANGALQITPTTGEISHRSGRVCYARETLKLWNSERTALTSFRTEFVLNILPRNGTGEGMAFILTNNPELPTNSSGRWLGIVNSQTDGSPANRIVAVEFDTRKSGGDDLDHNHVGLDVNSVRSVSTYPLTNLSIALSSGSDVSVSIEYDGAVLSIVAVQAYTFMYSWAGDLSRYLTDDITVGFAASTGKFTELNQIKSWNFTTLGDDAGGRRGRREARKKLILLLAYLIPLAIAGSFLAFCVWRRLTRPGRLAYRNLEKMIDARGPVRFGFRELKNATANFSSDRKLGRGGFGTVYLGYLERTGMEVAVKRVMASGGSSRGEQEFVAEVNSISKLSHRNLVRLIGWCHERGELLLVYEYFPMGSLDKLLYADDARGSGSPAPGLTWERRYGIICGVAAALEYLHHGSSRRILHRDVKTSNVMLDGGYGARLGDFGLARVVQSEGATHHSTRAVAGTRGYMAPESFFTGRAGLGTDAYAFGVFVLEVVSGRRPSSPVPQHHSYLDDNDDLGGGGLDDAVPSGARGGRQQDAYIVDWAWRLYGEGRAWRTADAALGGASDPEGVERAVRLALACCHPDPRERPSMRAAVQVLAGGVEAPEPPLVKPAFVWPPDGGRQQEMEMARVGVLFTGAHSSFCTMTSSSIISGR, encoded by the coding sequence ATGATCGGCTGCGAAAGTATGACTTCTCCTACGCGTTTGCCGCAATTTTGTGTCACCTTGACTCCACGAGGCATAACCCAAAACAGTGCTCGAATCCACCTCTTCTTCTACTTCCGCATTGGAGAGATGTCGCCGGAAACATTAGCCATGGCATCCCTGTCGTCCCGTACCGGCACCAGGCGGCGCTTCGCTCTCCTCGCTTCCACAACTCTTGCCTTCCTGATCCTATGCAGCACCTGCAGCTGCTTGCAGTTCAGTTACCCCACCTTCGACGCCGCCAACGAGGCCGATTTCAGCTTCAGCCCCGGCTCAGGGATCGCGAACGGAGCCCTGCAGATCACGCCGACCACCGGAGAAATCAGCCACCGGTCGGGGAGAGTCTGCTACGCGAGGGAGACCCTCAAGCTGTGGAACAGCGAGCGTACGGCGCTCACGTCCTTCAGGACGGAGTTCGTGCTCAACATCCTCCCCCGGAACGGCACCGGAGAAGGTATGGCCTTCATCCTCACGAACAACCCGGAGTTGCCCACCAACAGCAGCGGGCGGTGGCTCGGCATAGTGAACAGCCAGACGGACGGCTCGCCGGCGAACCGGATCGTCGCCGTGGAGTTCGACACGAGGaagagcggcggcgacgacctcgACCACAACCACGTCGGCCTCGACGTCAACAGCGTCAGATCCGTCAGCACGTACCCTCTCACCAATCTCTCCATCGCGCTGTCCAGCGGTTCCGACGTGTCGGTCAGCATAGAGTACGACGGCGCCGTGCTGAGCATAGTCGCCGTGCAGGCGTACACCTTCATGTATTCTTGGGCCGGCGATCTGTCGCGGTACCTGACGGATGACATCACCGTGGGTTTCGCAGCGTCCACCGGCAAGTTCACCGAGCTGAATCAGATCAAGTCGTGGAATTTCACCACGCTAGGCGATGATGCCGGCGGTCGGCGTGGACGACGAGAGGCAAGGAAGAAGCTGATATTGCTTCTCGCCTACCTGATCCCGCTCGCCATAGCCGGATCTTTCCTGGCGTTCTGCGTGTGGAGAAGGCTGACGCGGCCGGGAAGGTTGGCCTACCGTAACCTCGAGAAGATGATCGACGCGCGCGGCCCGGTCAGGTTTGGGTTCAGGGAGCTGAAGAACGCGACCGCCAACTTCAGCTCCGACCGCAAGCTCGGCAGAGGCGGCTTCGGAACCGTGTACCTCGGCTACCTGGAGAGGACGGGCATGGAGGTGGCCGTGAAGCGGgtgatggcgagcggcggctccAGCAGAGGGGAGCAGGAGTTCGTGGCGGAGGTGAACTCGATCAGCAAGCTCTCGCACCGCAACCTCGTGAGGCTCATCGGGTGGTGCCACGAGCGGGGCGAGCTGCTGCTCGTCTACGAGTACTTCCCCATGGGCAGCCTGGACAAGCTCCTGTACGCCGACGACGCGAGAGGAAgtggctcgccggcgccggggctgACGTGGGAGCGGCGGTACGGGATCATctgcggcgtggcggcggcgctggagtaCCTGCACCACGGGAGCAGCAGGCGGATCCTGCACCGGGACGTGAAGACCAGCAATGTGATGCTGGACGGCGGGTACGGCGCGCGGCTGGGCGACTTCGGCCTCGCCCGCGTCGTCCAGAGCGAAGGGGCAACGCACCACTCGACGCGGGCGGTGGCGGGTACCCGCGGGTACATGGCGCCCGAGAGCTTCTTCACGGGGCGCGCCGGCCTCGGCACGGACGCGTACGCGTTCGGGGTCTTCGTCTTGGAGGTGGTCAGCGGGAGGCGGCCGAGCAGCCCCGTACCGCAGCACCACTCGTACCTCGACGACAACGacgacctcggcggcggcggtcttgACGACGCCGTGCCGAGCGGCGCCAGGGGAGGGCGGCAGCAGGACGCGTACATCGTGGACTGGGCGTGGAGGCTCTACGGCGAGGGAAGGGCGTGGCGCACCGCCGacgcggcgctgggcggcgcgTCCGACCCGGAGGGGGTGGAGCGCGCCGTGAGGCTGGCCCTGGCGTGCTGCCACCCGGACCCGAGGGAGAGGCCGTCCAtgcgggcggcggtgcaggtGCTGGCCGGCGGGGTCGAGGCGCCGGAGCCCCCGCTCGTGAAGCCCGCGTTCGTGTGGCCGCCGGACGGCGGCAGGCAGCAGGAGATGGAGATGGCGCGCGTCGGGGTGCTCTTCACGGGGGCACACTCCAGTTTCTGCACCATGACCTCCAGCTCCATTATCTCTGGAAGATGA
- the LOC101773591 gene encoding RING-H2 finger protein ATL74, translated as MHRAARRLMWGTSAPGSDVPSDHDVVIVLASLLCAMITVLGIGLVARCACGRGPRHPAAAAANRGVKKSVLRKIPTVPYVAPAPAASSACGGDEESGEAAAAAEAEEKAPEECAICLAEFEEGEAVRVLPPCGHGFHAACIDKWLRGHSTCPSCRRILSLRLPPGERCRRCGARPHAGDAGWKPTSYNGVPPFLP; from the coding sequence atgcaccgcgcggcgaggaggctgATGTGGGGGACGAGCGCGCCCGGGTCCGACGTCCCCAGCGACCACGACGTCGTCATCGTGCTCGCCTCGCTGCTCTGCGCGATGATCACCGTCCTCGGCATCGGCCTCGTGGCGCGGTGCGCGTGCGGGCGCGGGCCCAggcaccccgccgccgcagccgcaaaCAGGGGCGTCAAGAAGTCGGTGCTCCGCAAGATCCCCACCGTGCCGTACGTCgcgcctgcgcccgccgcctcctccgcctgcggcggcgacgaggagtccggggaggccgccgcggcggcggaggcggaggagaaggcGCCGGAGGAGTGCGCCATCTGCCTGGCGGAGTTCGAGGAGGGCGAGGCCGTGCGCGTGCTGCCCCCGTGCGGCCACGGCTTCCACGCCGCCTGCATCGACAAGTGGCTGCGCGGGCACTCCACCTGCCCCTCCTGCCGCCGCATCCTCTCCCTCCGGCTGCCGCCCGGCGAGCGGTGCCGCCGCTGCGGTGCGCGGCCCCACGCCGGGGACGCCGGCTGGAAGCCGACCTCCTACAACGGCGTGCCGCCGTTCCTGCCGTAG